From a region of the Pseudanabaena sp. PCC 7367 genome:
- a CDS encoding helix-turn-helix domain-containing protein: MIEKMISGPQSRAARGLLGISQMELAKAAGVSERAIVKFEAGKKKTQASTKMVIRMALESMGVEFIGDRGLQLKAGSDPESSP; encoded by the coding sequence GTGATTGAAAAAATGATTTCTGGCCCCCAGAGTCGGGCAGCACGTGGGTTACTGGGTATATCGCAGATGGAGTTAGCAAAAGCGGCTGGGGTCAGTGAGCGGGCAATCGTGAAATTCGAGGCAGGGAAAAAGAAAACGCAAGCTTCAACAAAAATGGTGATTCGCATGGCTTTAGAATCCATGGGCGTCGAATTTATTGGCGATCGCGGGTTGCAACTGAAAGCTGGTAGCGATCCAGAATCATCACCATAG